From a single Callithrix jacchus isolate 240 chromosome 5, calJac240_pri, whole genome shotgun sequence genomic region:
- the TMC6 gene encoding transmembrane channel-like protein 6 isoform X3, producing MAQPLPFVLDVPETPGDQGQEPSPYDESEVHDSFQQLIQEQSWRAAQEGLELQQRARQAAGSGQHTLLGSEGTHSAATLRILASMPSRTIGRSRGAIISQYYNRTVQLRRRSSRPLLGNLVRSARPSLRMYDLELDPRAQEEEEKQSLLVRELQSLAVAQRDHMLRGMPLSLAEKRSLREKSRTPRGKWRGQRGHGSIFSCCGWLRYACVLTLHSLGLALLSSLQALTPWRYALKRIGGQFGSSVLSYFLFLKTLLAFNALLLLLLLAFMVGPQAAFPPALPGPVPVCTGLELLTGAGCFTHTVMYYGHYSNATLNQPCAGPLEGGRCSPGAGSLPYNMPLAYLFTVGVGFFITCITLVYSMAHSFGESYRVGSTSGIHAITVFCSWDYKVTQKRASRLQQDNIRTRLKELLAEWQLRQSPRSVCRRLRQAAALGLTWLLCLGTALGCAVAVHVFSEFMIQSLEAAGKEAALLVLPLVVGLLNLGAPYLCRILAALEPHDSPVLEVYVAICRNLILKLAILGTLCYHWLGRRVGVLRGQCWEDFVGQELYRFLVMDFILMLLDTLFGELVWRIISEKKLKRRRKPEFDIARNVLELIYGQTLTWLGVLFSPLLPAVQIIKLLLVFYIKKASLLANCQAPRRPWLASHMSTVFLTLLCFPAFLGTAVFLCYAVWHVKPSGICGPFRTLDTMYEAGRVWVRHLEAGGPRVSWLPWVHQYLVENTFFVFLVSALLLAVIYLNIQVVRGQRKVICLLKEQISNEDHLAHWTAAKLDTRHFAPIPRATQPGLLPEASSPGEWPERQVLAFPACVLLLVCPTPTRAPGPLPLLFVLSSCSISLWGWRMPVSSGGGGQNLLNQQASLHLREEGEGGEEQTLSSKPLRSLSGWNIRLPLLV from the exons ATGGCCCAACCACTGCCCTTTGTCCTCGATGTCCCTGAGACCCCAGGGGACCAGGG CCAGGAGCCCAGTCCCTATGATGAGAGCGAAGTACATGACTCCTTCCAGCAGCTCATCCAAGAGCAGAGCTGGCGGGCGGCCCAGGAGGGGCTGGAGCTGCAGCAGAGAGCGAGGCAGGCCGCAG GGAGTGGCCAGCACACACTCTTGGGGTCTGAGGGCACCCACAGCGCAGCCACCCTCCGCATCCTGGCCAGCATGCCCAGCCGCACCATTG GCCGCAGCCGGGGCGCCATCATCTCCCAGTACTACAACCGCACGGTGCAGCTTCGGCGCCGGAGCAGCCGGCCCCTGCTCGGGAACTTGGTGCGCTCTGCCCGGCCCAGCCTCCGCATGTATGACCTGGAGCTGGACCCCagggcccaggaggaggagg AGAAGCAGAGCCTCCTGGTGAGGGAGCTCCAGAGCCTGGCGGTGGCGCAGCGGGATCACATGCTTCGAGGGATGCCCTTAAGCCTGGCTGAGAAACGCAGCCTGCG AGAGAAGAGCCGGACCCCAAGGGGGAAGTGGAGGGGCCAGCGGGGCCACGGCAGCATCTTCTCCTGCTGTGGCTGGCTCAGATATGCCTGTGTGCTG ACCTTGCACAGCCTGGGGCTGgcgctgctctccagcctgcagGCTCTGACGCCGTGGCGCTATGCCCTGAAGCGCATTGGGGGCCAGTTCGGCTCCAGCGTGCTCTCCTACTTCCTCTTTCTCAAGACCCTGCTGGCTTTCAAcgccctcctgctgctgctgctgctggccttCATGGTGGGCCCGCAGGCTGCCTTCCCGCCCGCCCTGCCGGGCCCTGTCCCCGTCTGCACAGGCCTGGAGCTCCTCACAGGCGCG GGCTGCTTCACCCACACTGTCATGTACTATGGTCACTACAGTAACGCCACGCTGAACCAGCCGTGTGCTGGACCCCTGGAGGGTGGCCGGTGCTCACCCGGGGCGGGCAGCCTGCCCTACAACATGCCCCTGGCCTACCTCTTCACCGTGGGCGTGGGCTTCTTCATCACCTGCATCACTCTGGTGTACAG CATGGCTCACTCTTTTGGGGAGAGCTACCGGGTGGGCAGCACCTCTGGCATCCATGCCATCACCGTCTTCTGCTCCTGGGACTACAAGGTGACGCAGAAGCGGGCCTCCCGCCTCCAGCAGGACAACATTCGCACCCGGCTGAAG GAGCTTCTGGCCGAGTGGCAGCTGCGGCAGAGCCCCAGGAGTGTGtgcaggaggctgcggcaggcagCCGCACTGGGGCTCACGTGGCTGCTGTGTCTGGGGACAGCGCTTGGCTGCGCTGTGGCCGTCCACGTCTTCTCCGAGTTCATGATCCAG AGTCTGGAGGCTGCTGGCAAGGAGGCTGCGCTGCTGGTCTTGCCCCTGGTGGTTGGCCTCCTCAACCTGGGGGCCCCCTACCTGTGCCGCATCCTGGCTGCCCTGGAGCCGCATGACTCCCCGGTGCTGGAGGTGTACGTGGCCATCTGTAG GAATCTCATCCTCAAGCTGGCCATCCTGGGGACACTGTGCTACCACTGGCTGGGCCGCAGGGTGGGCGTCCTGCGGGGCCAGTGCTGGGAGGACTTTGTGGGCCAGGAGCTGTACCGGTTCCTGGTGATGGACTTCATCCTCATGCTGCTGGACACGCTTTTCGGGGAACTGGTGTGGAG GATTATCTCTGAGAAGAAGCTGAAGAGGAGGCGGAAGCCTGAGTTTGACATTGCCCGGAATGTGCTGGAGCTGATTTATGGGCAGACTCTGACCTG GCTGGGGGTGCTCTTCTCGCCCCTCCTCCCTGCTGTGCAGATCATCAAGCTGCTGCTTGTCTTCTACATCAAGAAG GCCAGCCTTCTGGCCAACTGCCAGGCGCCGCGGCGGCCCTGGCTGGCCTCGCACATGAGCACCGTCTTCCTCACGCTGCTCTGCTTCCCCGCCTTCCTGGGTACCGCCGTCTTCCTCTGCTACGCCGTCTGGCA CGTGAAGCCCTCAGGCATCTGTGGCCCCTTCCGGACCCTGGACACCATGTACGAGGCTGGCAGGGTGTGGGTGCGCCACCTGGAGGCGGGGGGCCCCAGGGTCTCCTGGCTGCCCTGGGTGCACCAGTACCTGGTGGAAAACACCTTCTTCGTCTTCCTGGTGTCGGCGCTGCTGCT GGCCGTGATCTATCTCAACATCCAGGTGGTGCGGGGCCAGCGGAAGGTCATCTGTCTGCTCAAGGAGCAGATCAGCAAT gaggACCACCTTGCCCACTGGACAGCCGCCAAGCTGGACACAAGGCACTTTGCCCCCATCCCCCGGGccacccagcctggcctcctCCCTGAGGCCTCTTCCCCTGGAGAATGGCCTGAGAGGCAGGTCTTGGCCTTCCCGGCATGTGTCCTGCTGCTggtctgccccacccccaccagggcTCCCGGTCCCCTCCCATTGCTGTTTGTCCTCTCCTCCTGCAGTATTTCACTCTGGGGCTGGCGAATGCCGGTGTCCTCAG GAGGGGGAGGACAAAATCTTCTTAATCAACAAGCTTCACTCCATCTacgagaggaaggagagggaggagaggagcag ACGCTGTCCTCCAAACCCTTACGGTCCCTCTCTGGATGGAACATACGCCTGCCACTGCTGGTTTGA
- the TMC6 gene encoding transmembrane channel-like protein 6 isoform X11, protein MAQPLPFVLDVPETPGDQGQEPSPYDESEVHDSFQQLIQEQSWRAAQEGLELQQRARQAAGSGQHTLLGSEGTHSAATLRILASMPSRTIGRSRGAIISQYYNRTVQLRRRSSRPLLGNLVRSARPSLRMYDLELDPRAQEEEEKQSLLVRELQSLAVAQRDHMLRGMPLSLAEKRSLREKSRTPRGKWRGQRGHGSIFSCCGWLRYACVLTLHSLGLALLSSLQALTPWRYALKRIGGQFGSSVLSYFLFLKTLLAFNALLLLLLLAFMVGPQAAFPPALPGPVPVCTGLELLTGAGCFTHTVMYYGHYSNATLNQPCAGPLEGGRCSPGAGSLPYNMPLAYLFTVGVGFFITCITLVYSMAHSFGESYRVGSTSGIHAITVFCSWDYKVTQKRASRLQQDNIRTRLKELLAEWQLRQSPRSVCRRLRQAAALGLTWLLCLGTALGCAVAVHVFSEFMIQSLEAAGKEAALLVLPLVVGLLNLGAPYLCRILAALEPHDSPVLEVYVAICRCVAAHGNTLWSWNLILKLAILGTLCYHWLGRRVGVLRGQCWEDFVGQELYRFLVMDFILMLLDTLFGELVWRIISEKKLKRRRKPEFDIARNVLELIYGQTLTWLGVLFSPLLPAVQIIKLLLVFYIKKASLLANCQAPRRPWLASHMSTVFLTLLCFPAFLGTAVFLCYAVWHVKPSGICGPFRTLDTMYEAGRVWVRHLEAGGPRVSWLPWVHQYLVENTFFVFLVSALLLAVIYLNIQVVRGQRKVICLLKEQISNEGEDKIFLINKLHSIYERKEREERSRVRTGQAAIPPTLLTDERDA, encoded by the exons ATGGCCCAACCACTGCCCTTTGTCCTCGATGTCCCTGAGACCCCAGGGGACCAGGG CCAGGAGCCCAGTCCCTATGATGAGAGCGAAGTACATGACTCCTTCCAGCAGCTCATCCAAGAGCAGAGCTGGCGGGCGGCCCAGGAGGGGCTGGAGCTGCAGCAGAGAGCGAGGCAGGCCGCAG GGAGTGGCCAGCACACACTCTTGGGGTCTGAGGGCACCCACAGCGCAGCCACCCTCCGCATCCTGGCCAGCATGCCCAGCCGCACCATTG GCCGCAGCCGGGGCGCCATCATCTCCCAGTACTACAACCGCACGGTGCAGCTTCGGCGCCGGAGCAGCCGGCCCCTGCTCGGGAACTTGGTGCGCTCTGCCCGGCCCAGCCTCCGCATGTATGACCTGGAGCTGGACCCCagggcccaggaggaggagg AGAAGCAGAGCCTCCTGGTGAGGGAGCTCCAGAGCCTGGCGGTGGCGCAGCGGGATCACATGCTTCGAGGGATGCCCTTAAGCCTGGCTGAGAAACGCAGCCTGCG AGAGAAGAGCCGGACCCCAAGGGGGAAGTGGAGGGGCCAGCGGGGCCACGGCAGCATCTTCTCCTGCTGTGGCTGGCTCAGATATGCCTGTGTGCTG ACCTTGCACAGCCTGGGGCTGgcgctgctctccagcctgcagGCTCTGACGCCGTGGCGCTATGCCCTGAAGCGCATTGGGGGCCAGTTCGGCTCCAGCGTGCTCTCCTACTTCCTCTTTCTCAAGACCCTGCTGGCTTTCAAcgccctcctgctgctgctgctgctggccttCATGGTGGGCCCGCAGGCTGCCTTCCCGCCCGCCCTGCCGGGCCCTGTCCCCGTCTGCACAGGCCTGGAGCTCCTCACAGGCGCG GGCTGCTTCACCCACACTGTCATGTACTATGGTCACTACAGTAACGCCACGCTGAACCAGCCGTGTGCTGGACCCCTGGAGGGTGGCCGGTGCTCACCCGGGGCGGGCAGCCTGCCCTACAACATGCCCCTGGCCTACCTCTTCACCGTGGGCGTGGGCTTCTTCATCACCTGCATCACTCTGGTGTACAG CATGGCTCACTCTTTTGGGGAGAGCTACCGGGTGGGCAGCACCTCTGGCATCCATGCCATCACCGTCTTCTGCTCCTGGGACTACAAGGTGACGCAGAAGCGGGCCTCCCGCCTCCAGCAGGACAACATTCGCACCCGGCTGAAG GAGCTTCTGGCCGAGTGGCAGCTGCGGCAGAGCCCCAGGAGTGTGtgcaggaggctgcggcaggcagCCGCACTGGGGCTCACGTGGCTGCTGTGTCTGGGGACAGCGCTTGGCTGCGCTGTGGCCGTCCACGTCTTCTCCGAGTTCATGATCCAG AGTCTGGAGGCTGCTGGCAAGGAGGCTGCGCTGCTGGTCTTGCCCCTGGTGGTTGGCCTCCTCAACCTGGGGGCCCCCTACCTGTGCCGCATCCTGGCTGCCCTGGAGCCGCATGACTCCCCGGTGCTGGAGGTGTACGTGGCCATCTGTAGGTGTGTGGCTGCACATGGAAACACCCTTTGGAGCTG GAATCTCATCCTCAAGCTGGCCATCCTGGGGACACTGTGCTACCACTGGCTGGGCCGCAGGGTGGGCGTCCTGCGGGGCCAGTGCTGGGAGGACTTTGTGGGCCAGGAGCTGTACCGGTTCCTGGTGATGGACTTCATCCTCATGCTGCTGGACACGCTTTTCGGGGAACTGGTGTGGAG GATTATCTCTGAGAAGAAGCTGAAGAGGAGGCGGAAGCCTGAGTTTGACATTGCCCGGAATGTGCTGGAGCTGATTTATGGGCAGACTCTGACCTG GCTGGGGGTGCTCTTCTCGCCCCTCCTCCCTGCTGTGCAGATCATCAAGCTGCTGCTTGTCTTCTACATCAAGAAG GCCAGCCTTCTGGCCAACTGCCAGGCGCCGCGGCGGCCCTGGCTGGCCTCGCACATGAGCACCGTCTTCCTCACGCTGCTCTGCTTCCCCGCCTTCCTGGGTACCGCCGTCTTCCTCTGCTACGCCGTCTGGCA CGTGAAGCCCTCAGGCATCTGTGGCCCCTTCCGGACCCTGGACACCATGTACGAGGCTGGCAGGGTGTGGGTGCGCCACCTGGAGGCGGGGGGCCCCAGGGTCTCCTGGCTGCCCTGGGTGCACCAGTACCTGGTGGAAAACACCTTCTTCGTCTTCCTGGTGTCGGCGCTGCTGCT GGCCGTGATCTATCTCAACATCCAGGTGGTGCGGGGCCAGCGGAAGGTCATCTGTCTGCTCAAGGAGCAGATCAGCAAT GAGGGGGAGGACAAAATCTTCTTAATCAACAAGCTTCACTCCATCTacgagaggaaggagagggaggagaggagcag GGTTAGGACAGGCCAGGCTGCCATACCTCCTACCCTGCTCACAGATGAACGGGATGCCTAG
- the TMC6 gene encoding transmembrane channel-like protein 6 isoform X2, with protein MAQPLPFVLDVPETPGDQGSQEPSPYDESEVHDSFQQLIQEQSWRAAQEGLELQQRARQAAGSGQHTLLGSEGTHSAATLRILASMPSRTIGRSRGAIISQYYNRTVQLRRRSSRPLLGNLVRSARPSLRMYDLELDPRAQEEEEKQSLLVRELQSLAVAQRDHMLRGMPLSLAEKRSLREKSRTPRGKWRGQRGHGSIFSCCGWLRYACVLTLHSLGLALLSSLQALTPWRYALKRIGGQFGSSVLSYFLFLKTLLAFNALLLLLLLAFMVGPQAAFPPALPGPVPVCTGLELLTGAGCFTHTVMYYGHYSNATLNQPCAGPLEGGRCSPGAGSLPYNMPLAYLFTVGVGFFITCITLVYSMAHSFGESYRVGSTSGIHAITVFCSWDYKVTQKRASRLQQDNIRTRLKELLAEWQLRQSPRSVCRRLRQAAALGLTWLLCLGTALGCAVAVHVFSEFMIQSLEAAGKEAALLVLPLVVGLLNLGAPYLCRILAALEPHDSPVLEVYVAICRNLILKLAILGTLCYHWLGRRVGVLRGQCWEDFVGQELYRFLVMDFILMLLDTLFGELVWRIISEKKLKRRRKPEFDIARNVLELIYGQTLTWLGVLFSPLLPAVQIIKLLLVFYIKKASLLANCQAPRRPWLASHMSTVFLTLLCFPAFLGTAVFLCYAVWHVKPSGICGPFRTLDTMYEAGRVWVRHLEAGGPRVSWLPWVHQYLVENTFFVFLVSALLLAVIYLNIQVVRGQRKVICLLKEQISNEDHLAHWTAAKLDTRHFAPIPRATQPGLLPEASSPGEWPERQVLAFPACVLLLVCPTPTRAPGPLPLLFVLSSCSISLWGWRMPVSSGGGGQNLLNQQASLHLREEGEGGEEQTLSSKPLRSLSGWNIRLPLLV; from the exons ATGGCCCAACCACTGCCCTTTGTCCTCGATGTCCCTGAGACCCCAGGGGACCAGGG CAGCCAGGAGCCCAGTCCCTATGATGAGAGCGAAGTACATGACTCCTTCCAGCAGCTCATCCAAGAGCAGAGCTGGCGGGCGGCCCAGGAGGGGCTGGAGCTGCAGCAGAGAGCGAGGCAGGCCGCAG GGAGTGGCCAGCACACACTCTTGGGGTCTGAGGGCACCCACAGCGCAGCCACCCTCCGCATCCTGGCCAGCATGCCCAGCCGCACCATTG GCCGCAGCCGGGGCGCCATCATCTCCCAGTACTACAACCGCACGGTGCAGCTTCGGCGCCGGAGCAGCCGGCCCCTGCTCGGGAACTTGGTGCGCTCTGCCCGGCCCAGCCTCCGCATGTATGACCTGGAGCTGGACCCCagggcccaggaggaggagg AGAAGCAGAGCCTCCTGGTGAGGGAGCTCCAGAGCCTGGCGGTGGCGCAGCGGGATCACATGCTTCGAGGGATGCCCTTAAGCCTGGCTGAGAAACGCAGCCTGCG AGAGAAGAGCCGGACCCCAAGGGGGAAGTGGAGGGGCCAGCGGGGCCACGGCAGCATCTTCTCCTGCTGTGGCTGGCTCAGATATGCCTGTGTGCTG ACCTTGCACAGCCTGGGGCTGgcgctgctctccagcctgcagGCTCTGACGCCGTGGCGCTATGCCCTGAAGCGCATTGGGGGCCAGTTCGGCTCCAGCGTGCTCTCCTACTTCCTCTTTCTCAAGACCCTGCTGGCTTTCAAcgccctcctgctgctgctgctgctggccttCATGGTGGGCCCGCAGGCTGCCTTCCCGCCCGCCCTGCCGGGCCCTGTCCCCGTCTGCACAGGCCTGGAGCTCCTCACAGGCGCG GGCTGCTTCACCCACACTGTCATGTACTATGGTCACTACAGTAACGCCACGCTGAACCAGCCGTGTGCTGGACCCCTGGAGGGTGGCCGGTGCTCACCCGGGGCGGGCAGCCTGCCCTACAACATGCCCCTGGCCTACCTCTTCACCGTGGGCGTGGGCTTCTTCATCACCTGCATCACTCTGGTGTACAG CATGGCTCACTCTTTTGGGGAGAGCTACCGGGTGGGCAGCACCTCTGGCATCCATGCCATCACCGTCTTCTGCTCCTGGGACTACAAGGTGACGCAGAAGCGGGCCTCCCGCCTCCAGCAGGACAACATTCGCACCCGGCTGAAG GAGCTTCTGGCCGAGTGGCAGCTGCGGCAGAGCCCCAGGAGTGTGtgcaggaggctgcggcaggcagCCGCACTGGGGCTCACGTGGCTGCTGTGTCTGGGGACAGCGCTTGGCTGCGCTGTGGCCGTCCACGTCTTCTCCGAGTTCATGATCCAG AGTCTGGAGGCTGCTGGCAAGGAGGCTGCGCTGCTGGTCTTGCCCCTGGTGGTTGGCCTCCTCAACCTGGGGGCCCCCTACCTGTGCCGCATCCTGGCTGCCCTGGAGCCGCATGACTCCCCGGTGCTGGAGGTGTACGTGGCCATCTGTAG GAATCTCATCCTCAAGCTGGCCATCCTGGGGACACTGTGCTACCACTGGCTGGGCCGCAGGGTGGGCGTCCTGCGGGGCCAGTGCTGGGAGGACTTTGTGGGCCAGGAGCTGTACCGGTTCCTGGTGATGGACTTCATCCTCATGCTGCTGGACACGCTTTTCGGGGAACTGGTGTGGAG GATTATCTCTGAGAAGAAGCTGAAGAGGAGGCGGAAGCCTGAGTTTGACATTGCCCGGAATGTGCTGGAGCTGATTTATGGGCAGACTCTGACCTG GCTGGGGGTGCTCTTCTCGCCCCTCCTCCCTGCTGTGCAGATCATCAAGCTGCTGCTTGTCTTCTACATCAAGAAG GCCAGCCTTCTGGCCAACTGCCAGGCGCCGCGGCGGCCCTGGCTGGCCTCGCACATGAGCACCGTCTTCCTCACGCTGCTCTGCTTCCCCGCCTTCCTGGGTACCGCCGTCTTCCTCTGCTACGCCGTCTGGCA CGTGAAGCCCTCAGGCATCTGTGGCCCCTTCCGGACCCTGGACACCATGTACGAGGCTGGCAGGGTGTGGGTGCGCCACCTGGAGGCGGGGGGCCCCAGGGTCTCCTGGCTGCCCTGGGTGCACCAGTACCTGGTGGAAAACACCTTCTTCGTCTTCCTGGTGTCGGCGCTGCTGCT GGCCGTGATCTATCTCAACATCCAGGTGGTGCGGGGCCAGCGGAAGGTCATCTGTCTGCTCAAGGAGCAGATCAGCAAT gaggACCACCTTGCCCACTGGACAGCCGCCAAGCTGGACACAAGGCACTTTGCCCCCATCCCCCGGGccacccagcctggcctcctCCCTGAGGCCTCTTCCCCTGGAGAATGGCCTGAGAGGCAGGTCTTGGCCTTCCCGGCATGTGTCCTGCTGCTggtctgccccacccccaccagggcTCCCGGTCCCCTCCCATTGCTGTTTGTCCTCTCCTCCTGCAGTATTTCACTCTGGGGCTGGCGAATGCCGGTGTCCTCAG GAGGGGGAGGACAAAATCTTCTTAATCAACAAGCTTCACTCCATCTacgagaggaaggagagggaggagaggagcag ACGCTGTCCTCCAAACCCTTACGGTCCCTCTCTGGATGGAACATACGCCTGCCACTGCTGGTTTGA
- the TMC6 gene encoding transmembrane channel-like protein 6 isoform X10: MAQPLPFVLDVPETPGDQGSQEPSPYDESEVHDSFQQLIQEQSWRAAQEGLELQQRARQAAGSGQHTLLGSEGTHSAATLRILASMPSRTIGRSRGAIISQYYNRTVQLRRRSSRPLLGNLVRSARPSLRMYDLELDPRAQEEEEKQSLLVRELQSLAVAQRDHMLRGMPLSLAEKRSLREKSRTPRGKWRGQRGHGSIFSCCGWLRYACVLTLHSLGLALLSSLQALTPWRYALKRIGGQFGSSVLSYFLFLKTLLAFNALLLLLLLAFMVGPQAAFPPALPGPVPVCTGLELLTGAGCFTHTVMYYGHYSNATLNQPCAGPLEGGRCSPGAGSLPYNMPLAYLFTVGVGFFITCITLVYSMAHSFGESYRVGSTSGIHAITVFCSWDYKVTQKRASRLQQDNIRTRLKELLAEWQLRQSPRSVCRRLRQAAALGLTWLLCLGTALGCAVAVHVFSEFMIQSLEAAGKEAALLVLPLVVGLLNLGAPYLCRILAALEPHDSPVLEVYVAICRCVAAHGNTLWSWNLILKLAILGTLCYHWLGRRVGVLRGQCWEDFVGQELYRFLVMDFILMLLDTLFGELVWRIISEKKLKRRRKPEFDIARNVLELIYGQTLTWLGVLFSPLLPAVQIIKLLLVFYIKKASLLANCQAPRRPWLASHMSTVFLTLLCFPAFLGTAVFLCYAVWHVKPSGICGPFRTLDTMYEAGRVWVRHLEAGGPRVSWLPWVHQYLVENTFFVFLVSALLLAVIYLNIQVVRGQRKVICLLKEQISNEGEDKIFLINKLHSIYERKEREERSRVRTGQAAIPPTLLTDERDA, from the exons ATGGCCCAACCACTGCCCTTTGTCCTCGATGTCCCTGAGACCCCAGGGGACCAGGG CAGCCAGGAGCCCAGTCCCTATGATGAGAGCGAAGTACATGACTCCTTCCAGCAGCTCATCCAAGAGCAGAGCTGGCGGGCGGCCCAGGAGGGGCTGGAGCTGCAGCAGAGAGCGAGGCAGGCCGCAG GGAGTGGCCAGCACACACTCTTGGGGTCTGAGGGCACCCACAGCGCAGCCACCCTCCGCATCCTGGCCAGCATGCCCAGCCGCACCATTG GCCGCAGCCGGGGCGCCATCATCTCCCAGTACTACAACCGCACGGTGCAGCTTCGGCGCCGGAGCAGCCGGCCCCTGCTCGGGAACTTGGTGCGCTCTGCCCGGCCCAGCCTCCGCATGTATGACCTGGAGCTGGACCCCagggcccaggaggaggagg AGAAGCAGAGCCTCCTGGTGAGGGAGCTCCAGAGCCTGGCGGTGGCGCAGCGGGATCACATGCTTCGAGGGATGCCCTTAAGCCTGGCTGAGAAACGCAGCCTGCG AGAGAAGAGCCGGACCCCAAGGGGGAAGTGGAGGGGCCAGCGGGGCCACGGCAGCATCTTCTCCTGCTGTGGCTGGCTCAGATATGCCTGTGTGCTG ACCTTGCACAGCCTGGGGCTGgcgctgctctccagcctgcagGCTCTGACGCCGTGGCGCTATGCCCTGAAGCGCATTGGGGGCCAGTTCGGCTCCAGCGTGCTCTCCTACTTCCTCTTTCTCAAGACCCTGCTGGCTTTCAAcgccctcctgctgctgctgctgctggccttCATGGTGGGCCCGCAGGCTGCCTTCCCGCCCGCCCTGCCGGGCCCTGTCCCCGTCTGCACAGGCCTGGAGCTCCTCACAGGCGCG GGCTGCTTCACCCACACTGTCATGTACTATGGTCACTACAGTAACGCCACGCTGAACCAGCCGTGTGCTGGACCCCTGGAGGGTGGCCGGTGCTCACCCGGGGCGGGCAGCCTGCCCTACAACATGCCCCTGGCCTACCTCTTCACCGTGGGCGTGGGCTTCTTCATCACCTGCATCACTCTGGTGTACAG CATGGCTCACTCTTTTGGGGAGAGCTACCGGGTGGGCAGCACCTCTGGCATCCATGCCATCACCGTCTTCTGCTCCTGGGACTACAAGGTGACGCAGAAGCGGGCCTCCCGCCTCCAGCAGGACAACATTCGCACCCGGCTGAAG GAGCTTCTGGCCGAGTGGCAGCTGCGGCAGAGCCCCAGGAGTGTGtgcaggaggctgcggcaggcagCCGCACTGGGGCTCACGTGGCTGCTGTGTCTGGGGACAGCGCTTGGCTGCGCTGTGGCCGTCCACGTCTTCTCCGAGTTCATGATCCAG AGTCTGGAGGCTGCTGGCAAGGAGGCTGCGCTGCTGGTCTTGCCCCTGGTGGTTGGCCTCCTCAACCTGGGGGCCCCCTACCTGTGCCGCATCCTGGCTGCCCTGGAGCCGCATGACTCCCCGGTGCTGGAGGTGTACGTGGCCATCTGTAGGTGTGTGGCTGCACATGGAAACACCCTTTGGAGCTG GAATCTCATCCTCAAGCTGGCCATCCTGGGGACACTGTGCTACCACTGGCTGGGCCGCAGGGTGGGCGTCCTGCGGGGCCAGTGCTGGGAGGACTTTGTGGGCCAGGAGCTGTACCGGTTCCTGGTGATGGACTTCATCCTCATGCTGCTGGACACGCTTTTCGGGGAACTGGTGTGGAG GATTATCTCTGAGAAGAAGCTGAAGAGGAGGCGGAAGCCTGAGTTTGACATTGCCCGGAATGTGCTGGAGCTGATTTATGGGCAGACTCTGACCTG GCTGGGGGTGCTCTTCTCGCCCCTCCTCCCTGCTGTGCAGATCATCAAGCTGCTGCTTGTCTTCTACATCAAGAAG GCCAGCCTTCTGGCCAACTGCCAGGCGCCGCGGCGGCCCTGGCTGGCCTCGCACATGAGCACCGTCTTCCTCACGCTGCTCTGCTTCCCCGCCTTCCTGGGTACCGCCGTCTTCCTCTGCTACGCCGTCTGGCA CGTGAAGCCCTCAGGCATCTGTGGCCCCTTCCGGACCCTGGACACCATGTACGAGGCTGGCAGGGTGTGGGTGCGCCACCTGGAGGCGGGGGGCCCCAGGGTCTCCTGGCTGCCCTGGGTGCACCAGTACCTGGTGGAAAACACCTTCTTCGTCTTCCTGGTGTCGGCGCTGCTGCT GGCCGTGATCTATCTCAACATCCAGGTGGTGCGGGGCCAGCGGAAGGTCATCTGTCTGCTCAAGGAGCAGATCAGCAAT GAGGGGGAGGACAAAATCTTCTTAATCAACAAGCTTCACTCCATCTacgagaggaaggagagggaggagaggagcag GGTTAGGACAGGCCAGGCTGCCATACCTCCTACCCTGCTCACAGATGAACGGGATGCCTAG